The region TCTTCGGAACCATGCGGCAGAACGATCCGATCTTTGGTCCTGCGCAAAGTCATGCTGAGCTTGCAGAGATCCTCAACATGCCCCTCGAAGACATCGACACCTCCTCTCCCATCCAGACCGTCACCACGGGCAATCCCTTTTGCATCGTGCCGCTTCGCTCTCTTGACGCGGTACAGAGACTCTTCATTCCACAGAACAACGCCGTGCAGAAGTATCTGCAGCGGCAGCAGGCAAAATTTTTCTACTTCCTTACACGAGCCTCGATTGGCAGCGGCGCCGACTGGCATGCGCGCATGAAGTTCTATAACGGAGAAGATCCAGCGACCGGCTCAGCCGCCGGTCCTGCCATTGCGTGGCTTGTAAAAAACGGACTCGCGCAAAGCGGCCAGACGATCGTCATCGAACAGGGCGTCGAGATGCTGCGTCCCAGCCGTCTTCACGTCTCCGCGAAACTCGCCGGCGAAAACATCACCGAAGTCGAGGTCGGAGGGCGCACCATTCCTGTTGCAATGGGACGCCTTTTCCTGCCGTGATGCACTTAATTTCAACAGGCAGGCTTTGTGAATCTCCAATAAATTCGCGCCTGTTTCACTTTGCGGTGGATGTGCAAGTTCTAATCTTTCCTCTTTTCGCTCTAAATTCGCCGTTGCGCTCGCGCACGTCTCTTCATACTCTTGGCAAGCGTTAACGATTGTTCGCGTACGCAATGTGCGGAACGTCGCTGATGAGTCTTTCGCCTGTATTACTGAAAACCTGAGTTGAGAGGCGCTCGGCTGCCAAGCAGTCGCGGGTCTTCGAACCAAGGCATCGCAGCCTGCAACCCAGCCGCGTGCAATCCGTTTTGACGGCTCTTGCACGCAGGCCAACCGGCAGATCGATCCACCTGGTTCGAACCACACCTCGCGAGGCAACCTGCGTCGCCCGAGCCTCTCTCGCACCCTGCGGCCCGGCCGTCCCATCGCTCGGAGTCGCCACTGTTCCCTCAGGAGCAGACAGGAGAGCTTTGCCTCTTCTCTCTGCTCTCTCCCGGGAGCGGACAGGAGTTGTGCGCCCGAAATGCGCCGGCCGTGCCTGCAGGGGATTGCCTGAACCACCCAGGCATGTGGATCGTAAACCAGACGATCTGCACCGCCTGGCCCACCCGCCGGCAAAGCCGCTACGGCTGCCGCCGGCAGAAGCGAGACTGAATTGCGGCCTAAGAAGACGATCCTCTGCGTAGACGATAACGAACAAGCCCTCTCCGTTCGCACCTTCCTGCTTGAGACCCGTGGCTACCGTGTGATTCCCGCGCTCTCGCCCCAACACGCCCTTGAGGTCGTTCAGCAATCTGTCCCCGGATCGCTCGACCTTCTGCTCAGCGATCTCAATATGCCCCAGATGGACGGCAACGAGCTCGTCCGCCGCGCCAAGCAACTGCAGCCCGCGCTGCCCGCGATGATCGTCTCCAACACCGCCGGCGGATTCGACCGCGCCTGCTGCGCCGACGTATTCCTTCCCAAGGGCGCTAGCTCTCCGGCTGAGATGATCGAGCGCATCCGCGTCCTCGTCGCCCGCAAGCGCGGCCCCAGGCGCTCGCACTTCGCCCCCAGCGTCGCTCTCGACCCCGCTATGGCCTCATAGGTCCGGCCATGGCCTCGTTGGTTCTTCCATGGCCTCGTTGGTTCCTGCGAGGCCTTACATAAAGAAGATTTCGTAGCAGGATTGCCAGGTCGTAGCCAGGCGTAATCTGATTTGCAATCTATCCGCGAATCGTCATTCTGAGGCGAAGCCGAAGAATCCCTGTATTTCGTCTGCGGAGACGACTTACGCTCAAGGAAATGCCATCCTCCTTGACTCCCCAGGAGGATGGCATGTAAGCCGAACGTCGTTGTTTATCTTTCTCCGGTTCCTTTAAACGCCTCTGAAGGGAAGTCCTCTTAACCCGGAGAGGTATGCGTCAGGGAGCCAGCACAATCCGCAGATCACGAAGATTGTTTCCCGTGGGCCCGGTCGTGATCGCGTCTCCAAGTTTTTCCAGCAGAGGATAGCTATTGAAAGACTGCAAGGCATCTTCAACGGAGCTTCCCGCGCGAAGCGCCCGCTCTACAGTCGTTCCATCCACCACACCGCCTGCAGCCGGGCTGTTTCCGTCCACACCGTCGCTGCCTGCGCTCAGAACCACCATCTCTTCTCCGGCAATCCGGCGCGCCGCCTCCAGCAGAAAATGCTGATTTCGTCCGCCATTGCCCGTAGCTCCCTGAGGAATCGTGACCGTCACCTCGCCAGCCGAAAGCAGACAGACACGGCCGCTCAACCGGCGCAGTTCGCGCATTCGGTTGACCAGGTAAGCCGCAGCTTCCTCCGCAGGCCAGTCGTCGCATGTATCGTCGACAACCACCTGCCATCCCAGCTCTGCCGCCCTCTTGCCTGCCGTGCTCTCAAGCGACGTACTGTCCAGCAGCAACACCCATCGCGACCGCGCAAAGATGGCATCGCCGCGCTTGGGCGTCTCCTCCAGCAGGCGCGAGGAGACCTGCGCTGCAACCGCAGCAGGAAGCCGCGCCTGCAGCCCATACTGCTCCACCGCAGCATAAACATCGTTCAGTGTGCTGTTGTCAGGAGTCGTCGGTCCCGATGCCAGCGCGTCCAGCTTTCCCGCCGGAACATCCGAAACGGCAATCGTCAGCTGCTCCGCAGGAGCCGCCGCTGCCGCAAGTCTTCCTCCCTTCACCGCCGAGAGATGCTTGCGAACCGTATTGATCGCCGTAATTGGAGCAGCGCTCTCCACCAGTGCCTTATGGGTCGCCGCAATCAGCTCCAGCGGAGTATCCGGATCCAGAAACTGCTCCACCAGCGACGATCC is a window of Edaphobacter sp. 12200R-103 DNA encoding:
- a CDS encoding response regulator, whose product is MRPKKTILCVDDNEQALSVRTFLLETRGYRVIPALSPQHALEVVQQSVPGSLDLLLSDLNMPQMDGNELVRRAKQLQPALPAMIVSNTAGGFDRACCADVFLPKGASSPAEMIERIRVLVARKRGPRRSHFAPSVALDPAMAS
- a CDS encoding glycerate kinase produces the protein MPTVREDILDIFQYAFRTARVERAMQERVQFLGEVMEVDSHRYDLSRFDRCVVISMGKAAEPMAASFLAAGGAAATLFEGILVAPDPVEAPSERFITFQAGHPSPNAASVEAAETILQLLSSLSDRDFVVFLVSGGGSSLVEQFLDPDTPLELIAATHKALVESAAPITAINTVRKHLSAVKGGRLAAAAAPAEQLTIAVSDVPAGKLDALASGPTTPDNSTLNDVYAAVEQYGLQARLPAAVAAQVSSRLLEETPKRGDAIFARSRWVLLLDSTSLESTAGKRAAELGWQVVVDDTCDDWPAEEAAAYLVNRMRELRRLSGRVCLLSAGEVTVTIPQGATGNGGRNQHFLLEAARRIAGEEMVVLSAGSDGVDGNSPAAGGVVDGTTVERALRAGSSVEDALQSFNSYPLLEKLGDAITTGPTGNNLRDLRIVLAP
- a CDS encoding PhzF family phenazine biosynthesis protein, translating into MSTMPTALNAHMAFEYALLDVFAERPLEGNQLAIFTDARGLTTPEMQAIARETNLSETTFLFPREAAIEQQRGVRVRIFTTVEELPFAGHPTLGTASWLYWNHPRLQGAETISLDLNVGSIPVRFSPPDPAKPGIFGTMRQNDPIFGPAQSHAELAEILNMPLEDIDTSSPIQTVTTGNPFCIVPLRSLDAVQRLFIPQNNAVQKYLQRQQAKFFYFLTRASIGSGADWHARMKFYNGEDPATGSAAGPAIAWLVKNGLAQSGQTIVIEQGVEMLRPSRLHVSAKLAGENITEVEVGGRTIPVAMGRLFLP